The Nocardia vinacea genome contains the following window.
CGGCCGGGCAATCGACCGATCGCGTGGTGACCGGTTGTGCGGCTGCGGCCGATCCTGCTGAACACTCGCATCCGACGGATGGACCCGGCCGTTCATGTCGTACAACCCAGTTCGAGTTCGACCGCTGCGGGGTTTTGGCGGCGTGGCGATATAGCGTCGCCGTGCCCGATTTCAGCGGTGGACGTGTCGTCGCGATTATGTGGACGCATTTACTCCGTGGTCCAGTACGCGCACGGGCATCAAATGTGACGAAGTCCAACCGAGGAATGTGAAGCAGGTCATTGCCCGAGAAGGCGTGGTTGGGCATCGTCAGCAATTCGTTTTTGGAAAGAACCTGGTTGGAGATGCCTGAATGGCCGACCACGATTTTGCTTACGACCTCACGCTGGACGAGGCACGACGGCGCAGCGCCGTCGTCGCGGCGCTCGGTGACGACTGGGATCCGGTCGCGGTGCTCGCCGAGGAAGACCTGGCCTACGACATGCTGTACTCGAATCTCGACGATGAGCAGCAGCGGATCTATGAGGAACTCGTCCGGGCCGGGATCCTGCCGGATCGGGCCACGCGCCAGATTGCCGACTGATCTCACCACCGAGTCATGACTGGTGATCGTCGTGTTGCCTCCGGCGAGTCGTGACCTAGCTACTCCGGCTCTCGGCTGAGTTTCGTGGCAGTGGATCCGAAGCAATGCCGCCTATCGTGCGTTTCTCTACGGCCACGCGGCCGCACCCTGAGGTTCGACGGTCGGTGGCCGCAGTGATCTTGCGGGCCATCGCAACCACGGCGGGACTGGACTCACCCTTGCCGGACCCGGCGGCGGCTTCGACGGCGACCAGGACGGTGTGGCGGATAGCGTCATTCGAGTTCGCGTCCGGCCAGCCATAGTTGTTCGAAGTGCCCGATCGCGGCCCGGACGAATGTCGATTCGTCGATGCGGAATCCGCTCAGCTGTTGGGTGGTTCCGGTGGTGAAGGCGAGGAAGGCGACGGCGTCGTCGAAAATTTATCCGGTAGCGCGCCCGATGTACCTCGGCGAGCATCGCGGCGTAGAACTCGCTGTCGGACAACGGCTTCAGCGTCGCACTCGCGAGCGGCGCGCGACCGCTGAGGGCGGCACTGTCGATGCCGCGCGATCGGTCGGCTCGCATCCAGCGCTGCTTCCACTCCGAGCTATCGCCGCCGCACCCTTCGACGAACGCCTGTGTCTGCTCCCAGGATGGGAACCGGTGCCCATTGAGTATCGCGGACACGGTAGCGGAACTTGCATTGATCGCAGCGGCGAGCACTCGATATTTCGGACGGCCCGCGGCGCGGTGTAGTTCCCTGAGCGACAAGGCGAAGCTGTCGGTCGGCCGGTCCCGGTGTGACAAGCGGCCTGTACCGCAATGCGAGGTTTATCCATGCCCACCCGGACGACGCCACGCACGGGACCGACGAACATAGGTGGTTCAGTGTGCGGTGGCGGTCAGCACTGTACGTCCACATCAGGGGCATTCGCGGCGAAGGATACGTGCACGTGGTCGTAGTGATTTGCGGTCGGGCTCCCTCTGTCTTCCATGTACGACCAGCCGTTGCCGTCGTTGTATCGCTGCCGCCAGATCACGTAGGTCACACCGAAACGCTGCTGATTGGCCAGCACGAATTCGGCGATCGCATCGCCGTGTGCGGAATCAGATGTCATGAAATCGACTGCCAGGCCGGCGCCGTGATCGCCGTCGCCACGGCTCAAAGCACCGCCGATGTCGGTGATCCCGAACATCTTTCCGAGGAAGTTTCCCACCTGTGCAACATGCGGTCGGGTGCCGGCGAGTTCGGTCGAACACGGGACGCGTAGGTGTTTGATGTATTCCTCGGCCGACGGTGGTAGTTGCTCGGCCGCAGCTGCCGGTGCCGGCTGTGCCGTCGACGGCGCGGCGGCAGGGGCTGCTTGGACCGCGGCATGCTGAGCGGTCGGGCTCGCCACCCACAGCACGACCGCGACAATGGCAGCGATGCCACACGCAGCCACAACCACAGCTAGCGGAGTGCGCTTGCGGCCTACCGGACGTCTGCGGTGTTGACCAGGCATAATATTGATTACTGGCTATCGTTGGGGACACGTCACCGATACATTACGAAATGATCTCGGAAATGTCACGCGGACATGGCCAGGTGCCGCCGACGTGGAGGACCCATCACGGTGGTCCGTCCATCGGCTTCAGCCCGAACGCGATCACACCCGCCTGACCTCCAGACCCGATCCAGCACCCGGCTACCGTGCGGTGAATTCACTCTTCTGGCCGCCTATTGCGCGTTTCTTAACGGCCACGCGGTCGCACCCTGAGATTCGACGGTCGGTGGCCCAGTCGCGGGGTCCGGACAAAGACCCCGCGACCAGCTACCAGCTGCGCCGACCCCGCACCCGTCAGGCGGCGTCGAGGGCCGCGGTGATCTTGCGGGCCATCGCAACCACGGCGGGACTGGACTCACCCTTGCGGGACCCGGCGGCGGCTTCGACGGCGACCAGGACGGTGTCGCGGAAGTTGTCGGCCTCGTCCGGATGCTGGGTGCCGAGCAGGCTCATGGCCGCGGTCAGGCTCGGCAGCACCTGGTCGGCGAGTTCGGCGACGGACTTGCCCGGCAAGTGGATGTCCTTGGACTTGGCGGCGAGCACATGCCCGACCAGCCCGGTCGCCGAGGTCAGGGCAATGGAGCCGTGCGTGATGCCTTTGTGCGGCGCACCGGAGGCGGCCATCAGCGACACTGCGCCGTAGGCGGCGGTGCGCAGGGTGCTCTTGTCCTGGTCGGTCAGGGTGATAGTGATGGACATGTCGTGTACTCCTCGAAATCGGTTGTGGCACTGTGTCGGTGCCGGTCGTTTTGTTCGATGTACACACTTTCGCCATGCTGACTGACAGCGACCTGACACACACCTGACACCCCCACTGACACCGCGACCGGCATCAACACACCAGCCAACCCGCTGACGATCACACAGGCCGAGACCCGCTGTGGCTCAGGACATCCTGCAATTGCGACCCAGCCATAGCTGGCGGCGGATACGCAGCAAAGTAACGGGCACGGCCCACTGCCGCATTGCCGATCTCGCGAACGCACTGAAATCAGCGTAAGTCGTTTTGTGTCAAGCGGTCCGGTCGGTGCCCTGTGGTCTGTCGTCGTCCCGGCATAGCGGTAATGGGGTTGATCCCGGCAGCGTGTAATCGGGTTGTGTGACGACAGGTCGGGGCTGCCCATGATTTCCGGCGAGATCACCAGGTGTCTCGATGCCGCGTGGGGCTCGCCCCGACCGACCGCTCGACGATCCGCCTGTTCAGGCGGCGGTCGAGATCATGGCGGCCTCGGTTGTGGTGGTGCCGTGGGTGGCGATGTGCGGGTTCCAGGGTTGTCTGGTGGTGACCACGGCGTGGAGTTGGCGCAGGATCGCCGCGGCGATCACGGCCTGAGCCTGGGTGGGAGTGAGCGGGTTCGTCTCTCGGGTGGTCAGATGCCGGTAGCGGGCGGCATAGACGGGGTTGGCGCGTTGGGTGCCCCACACGCCTCGCCAGGCAGCCAGCCGCAGTCCTGGGCGCCCGGCTCCGGTGAGCCGGGCGCGGCCGGTGAAGCTCCCGGATTTCTTCTCCCGGGGTGCAAGACCGGCGTGTTTGACTACCGCTCGCGCGGTCCGAAACCGTGCGGGGTCGCCGGTTTCGGCCAGGATCGCTGCGGCCCCCACTGCGGACAGTCCGACGATCGAGGTGACCAGCTCGGTGAGCCGGAGCTCGTCGAGCACGCTAACCATGCGGGTTTCGGTGTCGGTCAGGCGTCGCTTAGTGTCTGCCCAGTCTTCGAGCAGCAGGTGCACTCGTTCCAGCGCACCGCGCCGGTGGGCGAGCACTCCGGCCGGATCATCCAGTGCCGCAAAGAGTTTGCTGGTGATCCGAAAGCACGGTCGCTTCGCGCCCGCGCGGGTGACCTCGCCGCGGACGAGGCGTTCGAGCCGGTCTCGGCCCAACCGGCGGGTGCGGGCGAAGTCGGCGCCGCCGCGGCCGCAGATCACTCGCAGTGCTGCCATCCAGGTCCGGGATTTGAACGGCTGCTGGGCGGCTTCGAGCGCGGTCGGCCACACGCATTCGAGCAGGGCCCGGATCTGCTGGACTTGCGCTACCAGCTCGACCAGCAGTCGTTCGCGACGGGCACCCAGATGCCGCAGCCGACCCCAGGTTTCATCGACCGGCTCAGGTGCATAGCAGCGCAATTGCGCGGTCAACCGCGCGATCAGCACCGCGTCTTTGTCGTCGGTTTTGTCGGTGGTGAGATCCTCAGCACGACGCGACCAAGCGGTCATCGCTGGCTGCACACACGAACAACATGTTCCGGTCGGCGGCCAGCTGTCCCAGCACTCGCCACCGATGTCCGGTCGGCTCACACGCCACCGTCGCCCCGGTGAATCCCGCGGCCCCGGCACGGGCGCCGGCCCAGTCCAAAGCAGCACCCATATCCCAGGCACGGCAACGGAACGTCTTGCGGGCCAGCACTTTCGAGTCATGGTCACAGACCACGACCATCTGTTTGCGGTCGGCCAGATCAATCCCGACGATCGCGTTCTCGGGCGGCACCAACGCCCGCAGCCCGCTCATACGCATGTTGCGGTTGCGATCACCCCGGGACACACCGCTACCGTTACTCATGCAACGTCCTCCTGCTCTTTGCGATGGGACACCAAGCCCGACAAGCGCATCAGGAGGACGTTCCCCACGTCCAGGAAACCGACGCACTAAACGTCTTTCTATGCCGCGTGCCGGTCGTGCGTGAACCACAGTGGTTGAGGCACAAGCGATCTCGTCGAACGTCTTTCTATGCCGATATGCGCGCACTGATGCCGCCCGAAGCAGCCAGGGGCGGCCGCTCGATCCTGTGGGCGGGAGCGTGCTGCGTGCTAGCGGGTGGCGCCGAACGGGATTGTGTTGCGTGCGTTGCGCAGGATCGATGGCAGTCGTGAGGCGTGTGTGATCGCGCGGAACTGCCAACTGTCTTCTGCGGGAACGATTCCTGCCGACTGCATGGCGTCGAGTAGGTCGAAGAGGGTCTCGCCCTCGTACATGCGGCCGTCGGGGGTGAAGTGGTAGCGGTCGACGGCGGTGCATTGGACGAAGGTCCCGACACCATGGATCGCGGGCGCGGACTCGTCGTAGGGGTAGAACCGCAATGGTCCGTCGTGGTGTCCACTGCCGATGTAGCGGATGACTATTCGGGTTTCGCCCTCCGGTGTGATGTCGATGTAGACCTGCCCGGGCAGCGGGTCGTAACGCCAGTCCGGGATGGCGTCGAAGAACGCGAAGTTGTATGTGACGAACTCCTCCTGGCCGACCATCACACGACCGAAGGTGGTCGGATCCTTGTATCGGAGGTCGTCGGTGTACAACTCATTGTTGCGCGACATGTCCCGTGCCAGCCAACTCCACCAGTACTTCTTCGCCCATTCCAACATCCAGGCGATATCGACACCGAAGGTCTTGTAGTGCTGGATCTTTCGTTCGAAGTCGACGAACCATTGACGGGTCATGGCATTGAGCTCGTCCTCGGTGAGCACCGGGACCCGGCCGCCTGCGCGGTTGCCTGCCAGAAACTGCGGTAGCGGCTGCCGCAGGCGCGGTTTCGCCAGTGCCTGCTCGAACAATGCTTCGTCGAACATGTGCCGGCTCCTTCTTCATCAGGTGAACCGCCAACAGGAAACGGCCAATTCTAGTTCATGATGGCATGGCATCATTCTAGAATCAACCGTTTCCAGTTGGCGTTCGGGAGTCGAAGTGACAGAAGAAGGACCAAGCGGCGGAGCCGATATGTCGTCGCCCCCTACTGCCAGGCAGTGGCGCGGCCAGTCCTTGGCCGACCGCTCGCTCGTCCGCCGGCGGCAGCTGTTGCAGGCCGGATACGAACTGCTCGGCGTCGGCGGAGTCGCCGATGTCACGGTGCGGGCGGTCTGCCGACATGCCGAGCTGAGCCCGCGCTATTTCTATGAAAGCTTCACCGACACAGACGAATTGATCGTCACCATCTACGACGAATGCAATAGCGAACTCGCGTCCACTATCGCCGCTGCGGTGCCGCGGGCAGATCTGGCGGAGTCTGTGCGGACCGCGATCGATGCCGCGGTCCAGTATTTCGAGACCGACATTCGTCGTGTCCGGGTTCTGCTGCGGGAACCGTTGACCAGCCAATTGCTCGCCACGCGGCGAGCGGCCGTGGCACCGGCTTTCCTGACCTCTATCATGGCGGCCGCTGGGATGACCGACTTGTCACCGCTCGGCGACGCCGAACTCGCCATGTCCGCCAGTGCGCTGTCCGGCGCGCTGGTATCGCTGATGCTCGACTACACCGACCAGCGTCTCGCTGTCACCGCCGCCCAGGTCGCCGACTATGCGACCCGACTCGTCCGGGCCACCGTGCTCGACCTGTCGTTGCCGAAACAGACCGCGGACCCACATGGCATCGGCTGCGACGAATGACGGATCGAGCCGCAAATCATCCGGTAGTGCCGCCCGCGCGGGCGATTCGGTCGAGCCACAACCATTGAGCGGCAGGCAATCTCGCCGGAACGCTCGCTCATGCCCAGAATGCTCTGGGAGCTCACAGTCTGAACAGCCGACCGACCATGTCGGTTAGGTCATCCTCGGACATCGCGGTGCCGACCTCGATAGCAGGCAATTGCAGGCGGGCGGTGTCCTTACGAAGACGGTCGGTGAACATCCGGTCGCGTTCGAGCAGGTTCCGTGCGGCGCGCTCCGGGTTGCCTGTTCTGCTGGGGATTTCCCAGCCGCGCCGGTCGAACGAGGCCCGGCGGAACTCGGGCGTGGGCAGCAGCCACACGCTGTGGTCAACGGTAGTGAGCAGGGGCTCGACCAACCGTGGCAGCAGGCGGAATCCCTCGGCGATGACACCGGTTTCGGTGGACAAACCCAATAGGTCCTCGGCGATGAAATCGAAACCTTCGCCTCGGAACCAGTGGAATGTTTCCAGCATTGTCTTCGGCGGCCGGTTCACCCAGCGTTCGTCCATATCCATCGCGAGAAAGCTGCTGAGCGCGGGAGCGTCCTCCGGCGTGCTGCGCGCGGCATGGTCGCGCATCGCGTCGTCGGTCGAGTACACCTGCAGGCCGTACCGCGCCGCGAGATTCCGGGCGATAGTCGTTTTGCCGGCGCCGCTGCCCCCACCGATCCACCAGACGTGTCGTAGCCGTGCTCGCAGCTCAGCCGCAGTGCTAGATCGGGTGCCCATTCGACCGAGTATCCACAACCGGATCTGCCCGAACCAAGCACCATCGCGGCCATCAGCTCATGCTGCTCATCGAGCGCTTCTATGACAGCATTCGGCAGCCGACTTCAGCCTGCCTGCCCAGGACGTGTGGGATAACAGCCGGACAGGTCGACCAGGTGGCGAAGTCGTCGAAGGTTTCCTGGGGAGTAGGCAGAATCTGCGTTTTCGGTGTCAGTAGATGTAGACCACCGCGTTTTCACCGCCGGTGCAGGTAACCAATTGTCCGTCGGCGACGCAGTTCATTGTGTAGCTCCGGCCGGTGACTGGACTTGCCGCCACTACCGAGCGCGATGAGCGCGAGACGTTCGTGGCGGCGGATTCGGCGTAGGCCTTGCGAACCGCTTCCGCGAAACCGCAGCTGGTGACCGAGGATCCGGTAGCCGACTGGGTGAAGCTGCCTGCGACGGGTTGGCCGTTCGTGCAGTTCGTCGCGCCCGCGGGCAGGGTGACCGAGGTGGGTGCGGCCTTGGTGGTCGAGGTCGACGGCGACGTGGTCGAACCGCCGGCGGTGCCGATGGCGGCCGTCGTGGTCACCTGCGCACCCGCCTGCACATTCGCATCCCCGGATTTACCGGAGCCGAGCACCTGCCAGCCGATGGCACCGCCGACCGCAAGCACCACGATGACGAAGACGGTAACCATGATCGGCAACATGACCGATCGATCCCGCTGATACGGATCCGCGGGATCCTGCGCGTAGTAATCATTTTCGTAGTCGGGTTCGGCATAGCCCTGCGGCGAATACTCGGCCGGTTGCGGCGACGGCCGGTACGGGTTGGGCGCCGCATGGGCGGGACCTCGCGGCGGCTCGAATGGCGGTGTGCCGGAGAAGGGTTCCGGCAACGGGACCCGGCGCGTTTCCGGAGCGGACGAATCCTGTTGCGCGCCATACTGTTCTGGATACTGCCGCGCCGGGTATCGAGCCTCCGGGTACCCCGCTTCGGGGTAATGCGACTCCGGATACCGCTGAGTCGTCGGAGCCGCCGGATCACCCGGGTACCGCGGTGACGGCAAGTGCTGTGGAAACTCCGGTGGCGACTCCTCGTACAAATGCGCATCCGGAAACGGCCGCACCGGCCGACCGGGCGACCCGAACGGCGGACCGGCGGGCTGCTGCGGCGGCAACGGCGTGAACTGCAGATCGGCGGGCGAGACCACCGTCGGCCCGGTCGGATGGATCACCGCCGGAATCGTTCCCGTCGACTCCGCGGGCGACGCCGGACTGCGGTGCACCACAGCCTGATCCGACGGCCCGCGCGACGGATCGGGCGGCCGCACGATCAAGGTCGGCGTATTCGCTGCGGGCGCGGTGCCGAGTGCGGCCCTGGCCGCGCGCGCCAGATCCGTCGCGGTCGGGAAACGATCGGCGGCCTCCTTGGCCATGCCGCGGGCGATCACCTCGTCCATCGCCGCGGGAACTCCCGGTCGCTGCACGCTCGGTCGCGGCGGCGCCTCGGTGAGGTGCGACCGGATCAGCAGACTCATGCTCCCGGCCGGGAACGGTGTTGCCCCGGTTAGGCATTCGTGCAGTACACAGGCGAGTGAGTAGATATCGGCGCGCCCGGTAACCGGTCCGGAATCGAATCGCTCGGGGGCCATGTAGGTGTAGGAGCCGATGGCCGTACCCGCCTGGGTGACCGCGCTGTCGCCCTCGATATGGGCGATGCCGAAGTCGACCAGGTAGGCGAAATCCGCCTCGGTGACCAGGATGTTGGCCGGTTTCACATCGCGGTGCACGAGACCGTCGGCGTGCGCGGCGTCCAAACCGGCCGCGATCTGCTCGATGATGCCGATCGCACGCTCGGCGCTCATCGGCCCCTGATTGCGCAGGATCTCACGCAGATCGGTGCCGGGCACCAGCCGCATATCGATGAACAGCACACCGTCGATCACGCCCCAGTCGTGGATCGGGATGATGTGCGGTTCGGCCAGCCGGGCCGCCGCCTGCGATTCGCGACGGAAGCGCACCTGGTAGACCGGGTCCCTGGCGAGTTCGTCGGACAGCAGTTTGACCGCGACCACGCGGTCCTTCACCGTGTCGTACGCCTCGTAGACCTCGCCCATACCCCCTTTGCCGAGCAGCGCTCTGAGCTCATACGGCCCGAACCGACTGCCGACTCTCCATCCAGGTCCGTCCACCCCGTCACTCCTCCACATCCCGGGCAAAGATCGCCCATCACCAGCTCCGGGTATGCGCGATCCGGCTGCCCGTCAGCCTGTGGATTGTCCTGGTGCGACCACCCCGTGGTCAAACGCAAACACGATCGCGGCAGCCCGATCCCGCAGCTCCAGTTTGCCGAATATATGTCCGACATGGCTCTTGACGGTGACTTCCGAGATCCCGAGATCTCGTGCGATCTCGGCATTGACGCGCCCACGCCCGATCAATTCGAGCACCTCGTACTCGCGTGCCGTGAGTTCGGAGAGTCGGCTGGCGTCGCGAGTGACGGCAGGGCGAACCGTACGGTATGCGGAGAGCACTCGACCGGTGACCGACGGGTCCAGCCAGGCCCCGCCGACGGCAACCGTGCGGACGGCCCGGATGAGATCCTCGGCGGGCGAATCCTTCAGGATGAATCCGGCCGCCCCGGCCCGCAGCGCACCCGACAGCAGCTGGTCGTCGTCGAAGGTGGTGAGCACCAGCACCGGCGGCGCACCGTCGCGCGCACGCAGCATGCGGGTCGCGTCGATGCCGCCGACGCGCTTCATGCGCAGATCCATCAGCACGACATCGGGTCGGTTGGCCGCGATCGCGGCGGGCACTTCATCGCCGTCGGCACATTCGATGACCACGAAACCGTCGCGCCGCCGCAGGATGCGCCGCAGCCCGCCGCGGACGAGTTCCTGATCGTCGACGACCAGCACGGTGACCGTCTTCTCGCCACCGGCCGCAGCCCCTGTCGTCACGCGCCCTCCCCCACCGCACCGTCGCGCCGCATGTCACGCACGGCACTCGCGGCCCCGTGGATCACGTCGGGCAGACCGCACGACATCGACCAGGCCCGCGCGCCGCTGAGCGGGAATTCGGCTCGCACCATCCAGCCGTCGTCGTAGGGACCGGTCTTGATGCGGCCACCGAGCAGTTCGGCGCGCTGGCGCATACCTGACAGTCCCATCCCGCCGCCCAGATCCGGCGGCAATCCCTTGGGCAGCGAATTGTTCACGATGAGCCGGGCCACCGACGAGTCCACCTCCAACAGCACGGTCGCGGTCGCGCCGGGCGCGTGTTTGATCACATTGGCCAGGGACTCCTGGCCGATCCGATAGAGCGCGAGCCCGACCGCTGCGGATACCGCGGACAGATCCTCGGTACGGGTGTATCGAACATCCAATCCTGCCCCGGCGAAATCACCGACCAGATCATCGATATCGCGGATGCCGGGCTCCGGAACGAGTTTGGACGGCCGGGCATCGAGCAGACCGATGGTTCGGCGGATATCGGCCATAGCCTGCCTGCCGAGTCGCTCGGCATCGACCAGTGCGTCTACCGCTTCGTCCACGTCGCGGTCGGTCTGCAGCGCGTGCCGGGCGGCGGTCAGATGCAGCAGGGTGATGCTCAGCGAATGCGCGATGACATCGTGCACCTCGCGGGCGATCCGGCTGCGCTCCGCGTCGGCGGCGCGTTCGGCCCGGATCTGCTGACTCTCGCGTTCCTGATAGAGGAATTTGCGCTGGTACTGCAGCATCACGCCGACCAGCCAGCCGAGCGCGATCCCGACGATGTACATCTGCAGGCCCTGCAATCGCTGACCCGACACGCTCCACATCAGGTGACCGGCGGCGTCGAAGGCCATCAACTCGAGCACCGCGACAACCGCGAACAAGGCGCTGAAACGTTTTCGCACGATGGCCGCGACCTCGCCCACCATCACCACCAGGATGAACGGCGAGAAGTCGGACGACACCGGCTGGGTGAGCATGATCGCCGTCGCGACCAGGCCGGAGACCGCGAGCAGAATCGGGCTCGGCGTCACACCGAAGAAGCAGAACAGCGGCACCGAGAGGAAGACCAGGACGAGCGCCAGAATCGGCAGCGCGGTCGGAAAATATTCGTGCCGCTGAACGACCGCGCCGACACCGACCACCAGCAGAGCCGCATCGGCGCTGATCATTACCGAGGGCGGGTAGTCGAACGGCAACTCTTCGAGATTGCGGCGCAAGACCGCGACCGGGTTGCGTACGAAGGCAACGAACCGATCCCGGACGCGCCCACTCTCGCGGAACGGTATCGCCGGTTGGGCGCCCGCCGACGACGCGATGGCGTGGGTCACATCCATCCTGTAAGGCTAACCGCCAGGTCGGGGCCGGTGCATCGTGCTCGGAGCGGGCCGCGGCTCCTACCGCGGTAGGAGATCGATTCGCGTCCCTGGCACGAAGACACCGTATTTCGTTGTCCGTAGCGTGAGATCTACCAAAACACGGAAGGGCATATGCCATGTCCGATCATTTCGAGCGACCTGCAAGCAATCGCTACGGCCATCATTTCGAGCGACACAACAGTCGCAATGGATGGGAAGATCATCACCGTCGAAC
Protein-coding sequences here:
- a CDS encoding TetR/AcrR family transcriptional regulator; the encoded protein is MSSPPTARQWRGQSLADRSLVRRRQLLQAGYELLGVGGVADVTVRAVCRHAELSPRYFYESFTDTDELIVTIYDECNSELASTIAAAVPRADLAESVRTAIDAAVQYFETDIRRVRVLLREPLTSQLLATRRAAVAPAFLTSIMAAAGMTDLSPLGDAELAMSASALSGALVSLMLDYTDQRLAVTAAQVADYATRLVRATVLDLSLPKQTADPHGIGCDE
- a CDS encoding serine/threonine-protein kinase, giving the protein MDGPGWRVGSRFGPYELRALLGKGGMGEVYEAYDTVKDRVVAVKLLSDELARDPVYQVRFRRESQAAARLAEPHIIPIHDWGVIDGVLFIDMRLVPGTDLREILRNQGPMSAERAIGIIEQIAAGLDAAHADGLVHRDVKPANILVTEADFAYLVDFGIAHIEGDSAVTQAGTAIGSYTYMAPERFDSGPVTGRADIYSLACVLHECLTGATPFPAGSMSLLIRSHLTEAPPRPSVQRPGVPAAMDEVIARGMAKEAADRFPTATDLARAARAALGTAPAANTPTLIVRPPDPSRGPSDQAVVHRSPASPAESTGTIPAVIHPTGPTVVSPADLQFTPLPPQQPAGPPFGSPGRPVRPFPDAHLYEESPPEFPQHLPSPRYPGDPAAPTTQRYPESHYPEAGYPEARYPARQYPEQYGAQQDSSAPETRRVPLPEPFSGTPPFEPPRGPAHAAPNPYRPSPQPAEYSPQGYAEPDYENDYYAQDPADPYQRDRSVMLPIMVTVFVIVVLAVGGAIGWQVLGSGKSGDANVQAGAQVTTTAAIGTAGGSTTSPSTSTTKAAPTSVTLPAGATNCTNGQPVAGSFTQSATGSSVTSCGFAEAVRKAYAESAATNVSRSSRSVVAASPVTGRSYTMNCVADGQLVTCTGGENAVVYIY
- a CDS encoding response regulator transcription factor encodes the protein MLVVDDQELVRGGLRRILRRRDGFVVIECADGDEVPAAIAANRPDVVLMDLRMKRVGGIDATRMLRARDGAPPVLVLTTFDDDQLLSGALRAGAAGFILKDSPAEDLIRAVRTVAVGGAWLDPSVTGRVLSAYRTVRPAVTRDASRLSELTAREYEVLELIGRGRVNAEIARDLGISEVTVKSHVGHIFGKLELRDRAAAIVFAFDHGVVAPGQSTG
- a CDS encoding DUF6400 family protein, with translation MADHDFAYDLTLDEARRRSAVVAALGDDWDPVAVLAEEDLAYDMLYSNLDDEQQRIYEELVRAGILPDRATRQIAD
- a CDS encoding AAA family ATPase; the encoded protein is MGTRSSTAAELRARLRHVWWIGGGSGAGKTTIARNLAARYGLQVYSTDDAMRDHAARSTPEDAPALSSFLAMDMDERWVNRPPKTMLETFHWFRGEGFDFIAEDLLGLSTETGVIAEGFRLLPRLVEPLLTTVDHSVWLLPTPEFRRASFDRRGWEIPSRTGNPERAARNLLERDRMFTDRLRKDTARLQLPAIEVGTAMSEDDLTDMVGRLFRL
- a CDS encoding sensor histidine kinase, translating into MDVTHAIASSAGAQPAIPFRESGRVRDRFVAFVRNPVAVLRRNLEELPFDYPPSVMISADAALLVVGVGAVVQRHEYFPTALPILALVLVFLSVPLFCFFGVTPSPILLAVSGLVATAIMLTQPVSSDFSPFILVVMVGEVAAIVRKRFSALFAVVAVLELMAFDAAGHLMWSVSGQRLQGLQMYIVGIALGWLVGVMLQYQRKFLYQERESQQIRAERAADAERSRIAREVHDVIAHSLSITLLHLTAARHALQTDRDVDEAVDALVDAERLGRQAMADIRRTIGLLDARPSKLVPEPGIRDIDDLVGDFAGAGLDVRYTRTEDLSAVSAAVGLALYRIGQESLANVIKHAPGATATVLLEVDSSVARLIVNNSLPKGLPPDLGGGMGLSGMRQRAELLGGRIKTGPYDDGWMVRAEFPLSGARAWSMSCGLPDVIHGAASAVRDMRRDGAVGEGA
- a CDS encoding nuclear transport factor 2 family protein: MFDEALFEQALAKPRLRQPLPQFLAGNRAGGRVPVLTEDELNAMTRQWFVDFERKIQHYKTFGVDIAWMLEWAKKYWWSWLARDMSRNNELYTDDLRYKDPTTFGRVMVGQEEFVTYNFAFFDAIPDWRYDPLPGQVYIDITPEGETRIVIRYIGSGHHDGPLRFYPYDESAPAIHGVGTFVQCTAVDRYHFTPDGRMYEGETLFDLLDAMQSAGIVPAEDSWQFRAITHASRLPSILRNARNTIPFGATR
- a CDS encoding transposase; translated protein: MTAWSRRAEDLTTDKTDDKDAVLIARLTAQLRCYAPEPVDETWGRLRHLGARRERLLVELVAQVQQIRALLECVWPTALEAAQQPFKSRTWMAALRVICGRGGADFARTRRLGRDRLERLVRGEVTRAGAKRPCFRITSKLFAALDDPAGVLAHRRGALERVHLLLEDWADTKRRLTDTETRMVSVLDELRLTELVTSIVGLSAVGAAAILAETGDPARFRTARAVVKHAGLAPREKKSGSFTGRARLTGAGRPGLRLAAWRGVWGTQRANPVYAARYRHLTTRETNPLTPTQAQAVIAAAILRQLHAVVTTRQPWNPHIATHGTTTTEAAMISTAA